A region of Thermococcus piezophilus DNA encodes the following proteins:
- a CDS encoding DUF473 domain-containing protein, with protein sequence MEAVTLAGIARRVLDELLRSPYKTLEIRSARNVVALERARELGRVFLTYETYQDITIGTEGLLAELLKLESMEQRIPWEESDEREITVCRAQVRLLGLGRIVEIRKKNTLLLVRVREMLPQEMDIG encoded by the coding sequence ATGGAGGCAGTGACCTTAGCTGGAATCGCAAGACGCGTTCTGGATGAACTCCTAAGAAGCCCCTACAAGACGCTGGAAATCAGAAGCGCGAGGAATGTCGTAGCCCTCGAAAGGGCGCGCGAGCTGGGAAGGGTCTTTCTCACATACGAAACCTACCAGGATATAACCATCGGAACGGAAGGACTCCTCGCCGAGTTGCTAAAACTCGAGAGCATGGAGCAGCGCATTCCATGGGAGGAGAGCGACGAAAGAGAAATCACAGTCTGCAGGGCGCAGGTGAGGCTGCTGGGACTGGGAAGAATCGTAGAGATAAGGAAGAAGAATACACTTCTGCTCGTCAGGGTCAGGGAGATGCTCCCGCAGGAGATGGACATTGGCTAA